The following proteins come from a genomic window of Trifolium pratense cultivar HEN17-A07 linkage group LG4, ARS_RC_1.1, whole genome shotgun sequence:
- the LOC123921987 gene encoding PTI1-like tyrosine-protein kinase At3g15890, protein MQISVKRLKVWSNKADGEFAVELEILGRVQHKNLIGLRGYCAEGQEQLIVYDYMPNFNLFAHLHGPQSAECLLDWSRRMNIAIGCAEGVVYLHHQATPRIIHRDIKPSSVLLDSNFEALIGGFGFAKLIPDSKSQVTTNVKGTLGYLAPEYAMFGKASESCDVYSFSILLLELASGRKPIVKVSSTLKQYSIILLKQELLGREGKHNELNDSHLRGRML, encoded by the exons ATGCAGATTTCAGTGAAAAGATTGAAAGTTTGGAGCAACAAAGCAGATGGGGAATTTGCAGTTGAACTTGAGATATTGGGAAGAGTACAACACAAGAATCTTATTGGTTTACGCGGCTATTGTGCCGAAGGACAAGAACAATTAATTGTGTATGATTATATGCCAAATTTTAACCTGTTCGCCCATCTTCATGGACCACAATCAGCAGAATGTCTTCTTGATTGGAGTCGACGGATGAATATTGCCATTGGATGTGCTGAGGGAGTTGT ATACCTTCACCACCAAGCAACGCCGCGTATCATCCACAGGGATATCAAGCCAAGTAGTGTGTTGCTGGATTCAAATTTCGAAGCTCTAATTGGTGGTTTCGGATTTGCTAAGTTGATCCCTGATAGCAAAAGTCAAGTGACTACAAATGTTAAGGGTACCTTAGGCTACCTTGCACCAGAATATGCTATGTTTGGTAAAGCAAGTGAAAGTTGTGATGTTTATAGCTTTAGTATTCTCCTTCTAGAACTAGCTAGTGGGAGAAAACCAATTGTAAAGGTTAGTTCCACATTGAAGCAATATTCAATTATCCTTCTCAAGCAAGAATTGTTGGGTCGCGAGGGGAAACATAACGAATTGAATGACTCACATTTGAGGGGGAGaatgttgtga